In the Kitasatospora terrestris genome, one interval contains:
- the acs gene encoding acetate--CoA ligase: MRLDEECALSNESLANLLKEERRFAPPAELAASANVTADAYTRASEDRLAFWAEQARRLDWAVEPTETLDWSNPPFAKWFADGKLNVAHNCVDRHVEAGHGDRVAIHFEGEPGDSRTITYAQLKDEVSKAANALTALGVTTGDRVAVYLPMIPEAVISMLACARIGAAHSVVFGGFSADAVASRIADADAKLVITADGGYRRGKPSALKPAIDEALTKVDGVQKVLVVRRTGQQVAWTEGRDVWWHEAVDTQSPEHTAQAHDAEQPLFILYTSGTTGKPKGILHTSGGYLTQAAYTHHAVFDLKPESDVYWCTADIGWVTGHSYITYGPLANGATQVIYEGTPDTPHQGRFWEIVQKYKVTILYTAPTAIRTFMKWGDDIPARFDLSSLRILGSVGEPINPEAWIWYREHIGAGKTPIVDTWWQTETGAMMISPLPGVTHTKPGSAQRPLPGIAATVVDDNAAEVPDGSGGYLVLTEPWPSMLRTVWGDDQRYIDTYWSRFEGKYFAGDGAKKDQDGDIWLLGRVDDVMLVSGHNISTTEVESALVGHPAVAESAVVGATDATTGQAIVAFVILRGTATPDDDLVTDLRNHVGKTLGPIAKPKQIKIVAELPKTRSGKIMRRLLRDIAEGREVGDTTTLADSTVMNLIQAQLPTTDNKS; encoded by the coding sequence ATGAGACTCGATGAGGAGTGCGCGTTGAGCAACGAGAGCCTGGCCAATCTGCTCAAGGAGGAGCGGCGTTTCGCCCCGCCCGCGGAGCTGGCCGCTTCGGCCAACGTCACCGCGGACGCCTACACCCGGGCCTCCGAGGACCGGCTCGCGTTCTGGGCCGAGCAGGCCCGGCGCCTGGACTGGGCCGTGGAGCCCACCGAGACCCTGGACTGGTCCAACCCCCCGTTCGCGAAGTGGTTCGCCGACGGGAAGCTCAACGTCGCCCACAACTGCGTCGACCGCCACGTCGAGGCCGGCCACGGCGACCGCGTCGCCATCCACTTCGAGGGCGAACCCGGCGACAGCCGCACCATCACCTACGCCCAGCTCAAGGACGAGGTCTCCAAGGCCGCCAACGCCCTGACCGCCCTCGGCGTCACCACCGGCGACCGCGTCGCCGTCTACCTCCCCATGATCCCCGAAGCCGTCATCTCGATGCTCGCCTGCGCCCGCATCGGCGCCGCCCACTCCGTGGTCTTCGGCGGCTTCTCCGCCGACGCGGTGGCCTCCCGGATCGCCGACGCCGACGCCAAACTGGTGATCACCGCGGACGGCGGCTACCGCCGCGGCAAGCCCTCCGCGCTCAAGCCCGCCATCGACGAGGCCCTGACCAAGGTCGACGGCGTCCAGAAGGTCCTGGTCGTGCGCCGCACCGGCCAGCAGGTGGCCTGGACCGAGGGCCGCGACGTGTGGTGGCACGAGGCGGTCGACACCCAGAGCCCCGAACACACCGCCCAGGCGCACGACGCCGAGCAGCCGCTGTTCATCCTCTACACCTCCGGCACCACCGGCAAGCCCAAGGGCATCCTGCACACCTCCGGCGGCTACCTCACCCAGGCCGCCTACACCCACCACGCGGTGTTCGACCTGAAGCCGGAGTCGGACGTGTACTGGTGCACCGCCGACATCGGCTGGGTCACCGGCCACTCCTACATCACCTACGGCCCGCTGGCCAACGGCGCGACCCAGGTCATCTACGAGGGCACCCCCGACACCCCCCACCAGGGCCGGTTCTGGGAGATCGTCCAGAAGTACAAGGTCACCATCCTCTACACCGCCCCCACCGCGATCCGCACCTTCATGAAGTGGGGCGACGACATCCCCGCCCGCTTCGACCTGTCCAGCCTGCGGATCCTCGGCTCGGTCGGCGAACCCATCAACCCCGAAGCCTGGATCTGGTACCGCGAGCACATCGGCGCCGGCAAGACCCCGATCGTCGACACCTGGTGGCAGACCGAGACCGGCGCCATGATGATCAGCCCCCTGCCCGGCGTCACCCACACCAAGCCCGGCTCCGCCCAGCGGCCGCTGCCCGGCATCGCCGCCACCGTCGTCGACGACAACGCCGCCGAGGTCCCCGACGGCTCCGGCGGCTACCTCGTCCTCACCGAGCCCTGGCCCTCCATGCTCCGCACCGTCTGGGGCGACGACCAGCGCTACATCGACACCTACTGGTCCCGCTTCGAGGGCAAGTACTTCGCCGGCGACGGCGCCAAGAAGGACCAGGACGGCGACATCTGGCTGCTCGGCCGGGTCGACGACGTCATGCTCGTCTCCGGCCACAACATCTCCACCACCGAGGTCGAGTCCGCGCTGGTCGGCCACCCCGCCGTCGCCGAGTCCGCCGTCGTCGGCGCCACCGATGCCACCACCGGCCAGGCCATCGTCGCGTTCGTCATCCTGCGCGGCACCGCCACCCCCGACGACGACCTCGTCACCGACCTGCGCAACCACGTCGGCAAGACCCTCGGCCCGATCGCCAAGCCCAAGCAGATCAAGATCGTCGCCGAACTCCCCAAGACCCGCTCCGGCAAGATCATGCGCCGCCTGCTCCGCGACATCGCCGAAGGCCGCGAGGTCGGCGACACCACCACCCTCGCCGACTCCACCGTCATGAACCTCATCCAGGCCCAACTCCCCACCACCGACAACAAGAGCTGA
- a CDS encoding serine hydrolase domain-containing protein — MPGQPAEAVPADSTDSGESAHSAESTESTASIRRGAEGDTTAPPLLSEPGSPSPELARRLRPLFALAAPEGGVAVAVIRGNERTVACRGYADRAGERPIRADTRFELGSVTKTFTALLLAEMAARGEVSYDDPIDRYLPAGTVPGYPHERPITLLHLATHTSGLPRLPVGLVPSAVPRWFTSPYATFSAAHLLRALPRTPVRGTPGAQVRYSSLGAGLLGLVLEHAAGQRYEDLLASRVCEPLGLIDTSCGAGREPSIGYRRGRRLPSFKIPALPGAAALRSTADDMLRYLQAHLAVDAVPIPEQTGAAAALRTALREVCLPRVTRRRSGAGICLTWNQRRLLDPAAPGAPVVDASELRGVELGGVELGGVELGGVELGGVELGGIELGGVEPDVGPDGSGPGSGAGGASAAAGTDVVYHSGSTGGFAAFAGFNRTAQVGLVAMARTGPTARRRFAQTAFDTLRDLAV; from the coding sequence ATGCCCGGTCAACCGGCCGAAGCCGTACCGGCCGATTCCACCGACTCCGGCGAGTCTGCCCACTCCGCCGAGTCCACCGAGTCCACCGCCTCCATACGGAGGGGAGCCGAGGGCGACACGACCGCCCCACCCCTGTTATCCGAACCCGGCTCCCCCTCGCCCGAACTCGCCCGCCGCCTGCGCCCGCTCTTCGCCCTCGCCGCACCCGAAGGCGGGGTCGCCGTCGCCGTGATCCGCGGCAACGAACGCACCGTCGCCTGCCGCGGCTACGCCGACCGGGCCGGTGAACGCCCGATCCGCGCCGACACCCGCTTCGAACTCGGCTCGGTCACCAAGACCTTCACCGCCCTGCTGCTGGCCGAGATGGCCGCCCGCGGCGAGGTCAGCTACGACGACCCGATCGACCGCTACCTGCCCGCCGGCACCGTGCCCGGCTACCCGCACGAGCGACCGATCACCCTGCTCCACCTCGCCACCCACACCTCGGGCCTGCCCCGGCTCCCGGTCGGCCTCGTTCCGTCCGCGGTGCCCCGCTGGTTCACCAGCCCGTACGCCACCTTCAGCGCAGCCCACCTGCTGCGGGCCCTGCCCCGCACGCCGGTCCGCGGCACACCGGGCGCGCAGGTCCGCTACTCCAGCCTTGGCGCCGGACTGCTCGGCCTGGTCCTGGAGCACGCCGCCGGACAGCGCTACGAGGACCTGCTCGCCAGCCGGGTCTGCGAACCGCTCGGCCTGATCGACACCTCCTGCGGCGCCGGACGCGAACCCAGCATCGGCTACCGCCGTGGCCGCCGACTGCCCTCGTTCAAGATCCCCGCCCTGCCCGGGGCCGCCGCCCTGCGCTCCACCGCCGACGACATGCTCCGCTACCTGCAGGCCCACCTCGCGGTGGACGCCGTGCCGATCCCGGAGCAGACCGGCGCCGCCGCCGCGCTGCGCACCGCGCTGCGCGAGGTCTGCCTGCCCCGCGTGACCCGGCGCCGCTCGGGCGCGGGGATCTGCCTGACCTGGAACCAGCGTCGCCTCCTGGACCCGGCGGCACCCGGCGCGCCCGTCGTCGACGCGTCCGAGCTGCGTGGGGTTGAGCTCGGTGGGGTTGAGCTCGGTGGGGTTGAGCTCGGCGGGGTCGAGCTGGGTGGGGTCGAGCTCGGCGGGATCGAGCTCGGCGGGGTCGAGCCGGACGTTGGGCCGGACGGGTCTGGGCCGGGCAGCGGTGCTGGTGGTGCGAGCGCTGCGGCTGGCACGGACGTGGTCTACCACTCCGGTTCCACCGGGGGCTTCGCCGCCTTCGCCGGCTTCAACCGGACCGCCCAGGTCGGACTGGTCGCGATGGCCCGCACCGGGCCGACGGCTCGTCGCCGCTTCGCCCAGACCGCGTTCGACACCTTGCGTGACCTGGCGGTCTAG
- the nhaA gene encoding Na+/H+ antiporter NhaA, producing MATPPPTDRRQFLGLLPLPERRFITDALRTETVGGVLLLVAAVVALVWANVWPHSYETVSEFTVGPSGPLHLDLPLEAWAQDGLLTIFFFVAGIELKREFVAGELRTPSAALLPVVAAVCGVALPAALYALINSGAGGHPGGWAIPTATDIAFALGVLAVVGSHLPSALRAFLLTLAVVDDLIAILIIAVFYSSGIKFWALGLSLAGLVLFWFLNRRGVHGWYLYLPLAFAIWALMHESGVHATVAGVAMGLLLRCHTEGDEEQSPGEHIEHLVRPVSAGLAVPLFALFAAGVSISGPALREVFTQAVPLGIVIGLLVGKTVGIFGGTWLAARFTRAELNPRLKWADLFAVSTVAGIGFTVSLLISELAFPDDPALADKAKAAVLVGSLLCALVATVLLKLRNRHYRQLCEDEDRDSDGDGIPDVYQQVR from the coding sequence GTGGCCACACCGCCGCCGACCGATCGCCGCCAGTTCCTCGGGCTGCTCCCACTGCCCGAACGGCGCTTCATCACCGATGCCCTGCGCACCGAGACGGTCGGCGGCGTCCTGCTGCTGGTCGCGGCCGTGGTGGCGCTGGTCTGGGCGAACGTCTGGCCGCACTCGTACGAGACGGTCAGCGAGTTCACGGTCGGCCCGTCGGGGCCGCTGCACCTGGACCTCCCGTTGGAGGCGTGGGCCCAGGACGGGCTGCTGACGATCTTCTTCTTCGTGGCCGGGATCGAGCTCAAGCGCGAGTTCGTGGCCGGTGAGCTGCGGACGCCGAGCGCCGCACTGCTGCCGGTGGTGGCGGCGGTGTGCGGGGTGGCGCTGCCGGCGGCGCTGTACGCGCTGATCAACTCGGGGGCGGGCGGGCATCCGGGCGGGTGGGCGATCCCGACCGCGACCGACATCGCCTTCGCGCTCGGCGTGCTGGCGGTGGTGGGCAGTCACCTGCCGTCCGCACTGCGGGCGTTCCTGCTGACGCTCGCCGTGGTGGACGACCTGATCGCGATCCTGATCATCGCGGTGTTCTACAGCTCGGGCATCAAGTTCTGGGCGCTGGGGCTGTCGCTGGCCGGGCTGGTGCTGTTCTGGTTCCTGAACCGGCGCGGGGTGCACGGCTGGTACCTCTACCTGCCGCTGGCCTTCGCGATCTGGGCGCTGATGCACGAGAGCGGGGTGCACGCCACGGTCGCGGGCGTGGCGATGGGTCTGCTGCTGCGCTGCCACACCGAGGGCGACGAGGAGCAGTCCCCCGGCGAGCACATCGAGCACCTGGTGCGGCCGGTCTCGGCGGGGCTCGCGGTGCCGCTGTTCGCACTGTTCGCGGCGGGCGTGTCGATCTCCGGGCCGGCGCTGCGCGAGGTGTTCACCCAGGCGGTGCCGCTCGGCATCGTCATCGGCCTGCTGGTGGGCAAGACGGTCGGCATCTTCGGCGGCACCTGGCTGGCGGCCCGGTTCACCCGGGCCGAGCTCAATCCGCGGCTGAAGTGGGCGGACCTGTTCGCGGTCTCCACGGTCGCCGGGATCGGCTTCACCGTCTCGCTGCTGATCAGCGAGCTGGCCTTCCCGGACGATCCCGCGCTGGCCGACAAGGCGAAGGCCGCGGTGCTGGTCGGTTCGCTGCTCTGCGCACTGGTGGCGACCGTGCTGCTGAAGCTGCGCAACCGGCACTACCGGCAGCTCTGCGAGGACGAGGACCGCGACTCCGACGGGGACGGCATCCCCGATGTGTACCAACAGGTCAGGTGA